In a genomic window of Sutcliffiella sp. FSL R7-0096:
- a CDS encoding ATP-binding cassette domain-containing protein, whose protein sequence is MHNVIEVESLRKEFKAYSSRSGLKGAFRDLFTRNYKIVPAVHDVSFTIKQGEMVGYIGENGAGKSTTIKMLTGILTPTSGTVRVNGMNPHKEREEFVRSIGVVFGQRSQLWWDIAVQESFRLLKKVYKVSDEDYDEHMDHVIKTLDIGHLLDKPVRKLSLGQRMRCELAAALIHNPPLLFLDEPTIGLDVLVKLRIRQFLKEINEKYKTTILLTTHDMADIEALCERVVMLDEGKIIYDGSLQKLRNNWGEGKQIRFHFAQNVSEEQLVQLTPDIEVLWKNEGKESIWSAVVSKEEEEISELIGRVVGQFSITDLNIQEISTEEIIRNIYDKGMAATSPQPKKQPVLTHG, encoded by the coding sequence ATGCATAACGTCATAGAAGTAGAATCACTCCGCAAAGAGTTTAAAGCATATTCTAGTCGTTCTGGTTTGAAGGGAGCGTTCCGCGACCTTTTTACGAGAAACTATAAAATAGTTCCTGCGGTACACGATGTTTCTTTTACCATCAAGCAAGGTGAAATGGTAGGGTATATCGGAGAGAATGGGGCTGGAAAGTCAACCACCATTAAAATGCTGACGGGAATTCTGACCCCGACGTCAGGGACAGTTCGTGTCAACGGGATGAACCCCCATAAAGAGAGGGAGGAGTTTGTGCGTTCCATTGGTGTCGTGTTCGGTCAGCGTTCCCAGCTTTGGTGGGACATCGCCGTTCAGGAATCCTTCCGCCTACTTAAAAAGGTATATAAGGTGTCTGATGAAGATTATGACGAGCATATGGATCATGTCATCAAAACGCTTGATATCGGTCACCTCCTGGATAAGCCAGTCCGTAAGCTTTCCTTGGGCCAACGCATGCGTTGCGAACTGGCGGCGGCGCTCATTCACAATCCGCCACTTCTATTCCTGGATGAACCGACAATTGGTCTGGATGTTTTGGTGAAGCTAAGAATCAGGCAATTCCTAAAGGAAATAAACGAAAAATATAAAACGACCATCCTCCTGACGACACATGACATGGCGGACATTGAAGCACTATGTGAGAGGGTTGTCATGCTTGATGAGGGGAAGATCATCTATGATGGGTCGCTTCAAAAGCTGCGCAACAATTGGGGAGAAGGAAAGCAAATCAGGTTTCATTTTGCTCAGAACGTATCGGAAGAACAGCTCGTTCAACTGACTCCGGATATCGAAGTCCTATGGAAAAATGAAGGGAAAGAATCTATCTGGAGCGCTGTCGTTTCTAAAGAGGAAGAGGAAATATCTGAGTTGATTGGAAGAGTAGTTGGTCAGTTCTCCATCACAGACCTTAACATCCAGGAAATCTCCACCGAGGAAATCATCCGCAATATCTATGACAAGGGGATGGCTGCCACATCACCACAACCTAAAAAGCAACCGGTGTTGACCCATGGATAA
- a CDS encoding ABC-2 family transporter protein produces the protein MDKYIEMIRIRFLMMLAYRTNYYSGILIYSINIGAYYFLWQAIYSGKEEIQGISTIQMTTYVAVAWMARAFYFNNIDREIAQEIKEGKVAVELIRPYNYLGMKTMQGLGEGIFRLAFFSVPGMVIVALVFPLEFSANFATWGLFGISIIFSFIVNTQINLLTGIMTFFLFNNDGLIRAKRVVIDLFSGLLLPISFYPLWAQDVMSFLPFQAISYIPSMIFTEGITGNAVFQALLLQVVWVFILIIPIQLLWNLAKKQLVVQGG, from the coding sequence ATGGATAAATATATTGAAATGATACGGATACGCTTCCTTATGATGCTTGCGTATCGAACCAATTATTACTCAGGTATTCTCATTTATAGCATCAATATCGGAGCCTACTACTTCCTGTGGCAGGCGATCTATAGCGGAAAAGAAGAAATCCAAGGCATCTCCACCATCCAGATGACAACCTATGTTGCGGTCGCATGGATGGCTCGTGCGTTTTATTTTAACAATATCGACCGTGAAATCGCGCAGGAAATTAAAGAGGGGAAAGTTGCCGTCGAGTTGATCAGGCCTTATAACTACCTTGGCATGAAGACGATGCAAGGACTTGGGGAAGGAATCTTCCGTTTGGCATTCTTTTCGGTTCCGGGGATGGTCATTGTGGCACTTGTCTTTCCGTTGGAATTCTCCGCAAACTTTGCTACATGGGGACTTTTCGGTATATCCATCATCTTCAGCTTTATCGTGAACACGCAGATCAACCTGCTGACAGGGATTATGACGTTCTTTCTATTTAATAATGACGGGCTTATCCGTGCCAAACGTGTAGTCATTGATCTGTTTTCCGGATTGCTGTTGCCAATTAGCTTTTACCCGTTATGGGCACAAGACGTCATGAGCTTTCTGCCATTCCAGGCGATCAGTTATATCCCAAGCATGATTTTTACAGAGGGTATTACAGGTAATGCGGTATTTCAAGCATTGTTGCTGCAGGTAGTCTGGGTATTTATTTTGATCATTCCGATTCAGTTGCTGTGGAATTTGGCAAAAAAACAACTAGTCGTGCAAGGAGGGTGA
- a CDS encoding ABC-2 family transporter protein — protein sequence MFYLSMFFQYIGQYMKTRFQYRADLVVEILSDLLFQAVNLVFILVVFGHTQFLNGWSREEIIFIYGFFLVPYALFSAFFNIWDFNERYIVKGEMDRILTRPIHSLFQVVLERMELESLFGVVTGVAIMIYAGSILDLTFAWYDYILLAVFVLGGALVYAGIFVLLASIGFWSDARTSIMPMMYNIGNYGRYPVDIYNSVIRFVLTWILPFAFVGVYPSAYFLGRTEWYGYAFLTPFIGVAFFVLAVFVWNVGVTKYRGAGN from the coding sequence ATGTTTTATCTTTCGATGTTTTTTCAATACATTGGCCAATATATGAAAACGCGGTTCCAATACAGGGCTGACCTGGTCGTGGAAATCCTCTCCGACTTGCTGTTCCAGGCGGTGAACTTGGTGTTTATCCTGGTTGTCTTCGGCCATACGCAGTTTTTGAACGGATGGAGCAGGGAAGAAATCATCTTCATCTATGGTTTCTTTTTGGTGCCATATGCCCTGTTTTCCGCTTTCTTTAATATATGGGATTTCAATGAACGGTATATTGTGAAAGGGGAGATGGACCGCATCTTGACACGGCCGATCCATAGTTTGTTTCAAGTGGTGCTTGAGCGGATGGAGCTTGAGTCATTATTTGGGGTGGTGACTGGTGTGGCCATCATGATTTATGCCGGAAGTATTCTTGATCTCACATTCGCTTGGTATGATTATATCCTTTTAGCTGTATTTGTTTTAGGTGGAGCCCTTGTTTATGCAGGAATATTCGTTCTCCTTGCAAGTATCGGATTTTGGTCGGATGCCAGAACATCGATTATGCCGATGATGTACAATATTGGGAACTATGGAAGATATCCTGTTGACATTTACAACAGTGTCATCCGCTTTGTATTAACCTGGATACTCCCATTTGCATTTGTGGGTGTTTATCCATCTGCCTATTTTCTAGGTAGGACGGAATGGTATGGATACGCCTTTTTGACTCCTTTCATTGGAGTGGCCTTCTTTGTTCTGGCCGTATTCGTCTGGAATGTTGGTGTTACCAAATATAGAGGTGCGGGGAATTAA
- a CDS encoding potassium channel family protein: MLYLLVVILIFIAIFISFSHVFSSESRSIPYVSKETLLLLLLIYSTLLLSFGLLYTVLHLEGHPVLMERGEIISGSYFSIFFRSVYFSAITILTVGYGDITPIGIGRAIAMTEALIGFVMPAAFVVRVVLHMDGRER, encoded by the coding sequence ATGCTTTATTTACTTGTCGTCATCTTGATATTTATTGCAATCTTTATCAGTTTTTCACATGTATTCTCATCAGAAAGCAGAAGCATTCCCTATGTCTCAAAAGAAACACTTTTGCTGTTACTTCTGATTTATTCTACACTTTTGCTATCATTTGGACTTTTATATACGGTCTTGCATTTGGAAGGTCACCCTGTTCTCATGGAAAGAGGCGAAATAATCAGTGGAAGTTATTTTTCCATCTTTTTTCGCTCGGTCTATTTTAGTGCCATCACCATTTTGACTGTTGGATATGGAGATATTACCCCGATAGGGATCGGCAGGGCCATTGCGATGACTGAAGCGTTGATCGGCTTTGTCATGCCCGCAGCCTTTGTGGTCCGGGTTGTCCTGCACATGGACGGGCGCGAAAGATAA
- the bcp gene encoding thioredoxin-dependent thiol peroxidase, with translation MTIEVGKKAPDFSLLSNTGETVTLSSFRGKNVVLYFYPKDMTPGCTTQACDFRDMHEDFSNLDTVILGVSPDPQSRHEKFIEKHGLPFLLLVDENHEVAELYDVWKLKKNFGKEYMGIERSTFLIDKEGEMVKEWRKVKVKGHVEEALTFVKENL, from the coding sequence ATGACAATTGAAGTTGGCAAAAAGGCACCCGATTTTTCTTTGCTTTCCAATACAGGGGAAACAGTGACACTTTCCAGTTTTCGTGGCAAGAATGTCGTTCTTTACTTTTACCCCAAGGATATGACGCCTGGATGTACGACACAGGCCTGCGATTTCCGGGATATGCATGAAGACTTTTCGAATCTCGATACGGTTATTCTTGGAGTAAGTCCTGATCCGCAATCCAGACATGAAAAGTTTATTGAAAAGCATGGATTGCCGTTCCTTCTCTTAGTGGATGAAAACCATGAAGTAGCCGAGCTATATGATGTATGGAAATTAAAGAAGAACTTCGGTAAAGAGTATATGGGAATAGAACGTTCCACATTCCTTATTGATAAAGAAGGAGAAATGGTGAAGGAGTGGAGAAAAGTGAAGGTGAAAGGTCATGTGGAAGAGGCCTTAACCTTTGTAAAAGAAAATCTCTGA
- a CDS encoding AbgT family transporter: MEATQKKRGFVMRALDSIERVGNKLPHPVTLFAIFALLVIVASGIFSSMGVQVDDPLNEGEVLQVKNLFSSEGIAYIFQSAVTNFTNFAPLGTVLVTMIGIGIAERSGLISAALRGMVTSVPKQLMTAALVFGGIMSSMAADAGYVVLTPLGAVLFAGLGRHPLAGLAAAFAGVSAGFSANLLLTSLDPLLGSLTQEAAATVNPEYAAGMNYMMNYYFMFASVFVLTIVGTFVTDKLVEPRLGEYKGAYKGDVDYLKPEERKGLWAALFAFIATIAILALLVVPSWGPLRGDGTFLEAPFFHTLVPVILIMFFIPGLVYGMVTKSIKNDKDVANQMSDTMATMGAYIVLAFVAGQFVAYFNETKLGLVLAVNGAELIQGIGFDSSNRFMSILLILTFIVVAGFINLFIGSASAKWAIMAPVFVPMMMGLGYSPELTQLAYRLADSTTNVISPLMPYFAIVIAFAQKYDKKVGIGTLISTMIPYSVFFSIVWVIMLIVWILTGLPLGPNAPIDYVG, translated from the coding sequence ATGGAAGCAACTCAAAAGAAACGCGGCTTCGTTATGCGTGCTCTAGACAGTATCGAGCGTGTAGGAAACAAGCTGCCACATCCGGTAACTCTATTCGCAATTTTCGCGTTATTGGTTATTGTCGCTTCTGGAATTTTTTCCAGCATGGGCGTTCAGGTAGACGATCCTTTAAACGAAGGGGAAGTACTGCAAGTTAAAAACCTATTCAGTTCAGAGGGGATTGCTTATATCTTCCAAAGTGCCGTCACCAACTTTACAAACTTCGCTCCGCTTGGAACGGTTCTTGTAACGATGATTGGTATCGGTATCGCTGAAAGATCCGGCCTTATCAGTGCAGCACTACGCGGAATGGTAACCTCCGTACCGAAGCAACTAATGACAGCAGCACTTGTATTTGGTGGTATCATGTCCTCCATGGCTGCTGACGCTGGTTACGTAGTATTGACACCTTTAGGTGCAGTACTTTTCGCAGGTCTCGGAAGACATCCGCTTGCAGGTCTTGCTGCAGCATTCGCCGGAGTATCTGCAGGGTTCAGTGCGAACTTATTGCTTACTTCATTAGATCCACTACTTGGATCATTGACACAGGAAGCTGCTGCAACTGTTAACCCAGAATATGCTGCGGGTATGAACTACATGATGAACTACTACTTCATGTTCGCCTCTGTCTTCGTACTTACAATCGTTGGTACGTTCGTAACGGACAAGCTTGTCGAACCACGTCTTGGTGAGTACAAAGGTGCTTATAAAGGTGATGTGGATTATCTAAAGCCTGAAGAGAGAAAAGGTCTATGGGCAGCATTATTTGCATTTATCGCAACGATTGCCATATTGGCTCTGCTAGTCGTTCCTTCATGGGGACCACTGCGTGGAGATGGGACATTCTTGGAAGCGCCGTTCTTCCACACGCTTGTACCGGTCATTCTGATTATGTTCTTCATTCCGGGACTTGTTTATGGAATGGTCACAAAATCAATCAAAAATGACAAAGATGTGGCAAACCAGATGTCCGACACAATGGCGACAATGGGAGCTTACATTGTCCTTGCATTTGTTGCAGGTCAATTTGTCGCATATTTCAATGAAACGAAACTGGGACTTGTTCTTGCTGTAAATGGTGCAGAACTGATCCAAGGGATCGGCTTCGACAGCTCCAACCGTTTCATGAGTATATTATTAATCCTTACATTTATTGTAGTAGCTGGGTTTATCAACCTGTTCATCGGAAGTGCGTCTGCTAAATGGGCAATCATGGCGCCGGTATTCGTCCCAATGATGATGGGTCTTGGTTATTCACCAGAGCTTACTCAATTGGCTTACCGTCTTGCAGATTCCACAACAAATGTAATTTCACCATTGATGCCGTACTTCGCAATTGTTATCGCTTTTGCACAAAAGTATGATAAAAAAGTGGGTATCGGTACGTTGATCTCCACGATGATTCCATACTCTGTGTTCTTCTCCATCGTATGGGTGATCATGCTGATTGTTTGGATCCTTACTGGACTTCCGCTTGGGCCGAACGCACCGATTGATTATGTTGGATAA
- a CDS encoding cob(I)yrinic acid a,c-diamide adenosyltransferase, with protein MKIYTKTGDKGQTSLVYGQRVDKNHVRVEAYGTCDEANSMIGLAVAYLHEESFARKEELLRSFSNIQTILFHVGAELATPAGKEVKWKLTEKHVKSLEDEMDELDATLSPLKNFILPGGSKGGAALHSARTIVRRAERSAVGLNDELSPNVLAYLNRLSDYLFVVARYVNSQLKMEEPVLKPEV; from the coding sequence ATGAAGATATATACGAAAACAGGAGACAAAGGGCAGACCTCTTTAGTGTACGGACAAAGAGTGGATAAAAATCATGTTCGTGTAGAAGCATATGGTACATGTGATGAGGCGAATTCAATGATTGGACTCGCGGTAGCCTACTTGCACGAGGAGAGCTTCGCTCGTAAAGAAGAGCTTTTGCGATCATTCTCCAACATTCAGACGATTCTGTTTCACGTCGGAGCGGAACTTGCCACACCTGCAGGGAAAGAAGTGAAATGGAAGCTGACGGAAAAGCATGTGAAAAGTTTGGAAGACGAAATGGATGAACTCGACGCTACATTATCTCCTTTGAAGAATTTTATATTACCGGGCGGGTCCAAAGGGGGAGCAGCGTTACATAGTGCACGAACCATTGTCAGAAGAGCGGAAAGATCTGCTGTTGGCTTGAACGATGAGCTTTCCCCAAATGTACTTGCATACTTGAATCGGCTTTCTGACTATCTGTTTGTCGTAGCGCGCTATGTGAACAGTCAATTAAAAATGGAAGAACCAGTTTTAAAGCCAGAGGTTTAA
- the perR gene encoding peroxide-responsive transcriptional repressor PerR, protein MANEQLKEALETLKQTGVRITPQRHAILEYLIQSMSHPTADDIYKALEGKFPNMSVATVYNNLRVFREVGLVKELTYGDNSSRFDYVTTDHYHLICDECGKIVDFHYPGLDEVEALAAHVTGFKIARHRMEIYGVCPECDKGAH, encoded by the coding sequence GTGGCAAACGAACAATTAAAAGAAGCGCTCGAAACGCTAAAACAAACTGGAGTTCGCATAACTCCACAGCGTCATGCGATTTTAGAGTATCTAATTCAATCAATGTCCCATCCGACAGCTGACGATATATACAAAGCACTTGAAGGAAAGTTTCCAAACATGAGTGTGGCGACAGTTTACAACAACCTGAGAGTTTTTCGAGAAGTTGGTCTTGTAAAAGAATTGACCTATGGAGACAACTCCAGTCGCTTTGATTACGTGACAACCGACCATTATCATCTTATCTGCGACGAATGCGGCAAAATTGTCGACTTCCATTATCCGGGTCTTGATGAAGTGGAAGCATTGGCTGCCCATGTTACTGGATTCAAAATTGCTCGCCATCGCATGGAAATTTACGGAGTTTGTCCTGAGTGTGACAAAGGCGCCCATTGA
- a CDS encoding YgzB family protein has product MARKYSSKINKIRTFALSLVFIGFFVMYIGIFFQGNMLVMTLFMLLGLLCIVGSTVVYFWIGMLSTKAIQVVCPNCGKHTKVLGRVDMCMYCNEPLTMDPSLEGKEFNEDYNSKKKADRI; this is encoded by the coding sequence ATGGCTCGTAAATATTCCAGTAAAATAAATAAAATTAGAACTTTTGCACTCAGTCTCGTCTTCATCGGTTTCTTTGTTATGTATATAGGTATTTTCTTTCAAGGGAATATGCTCGTCATGACGCTGTTTATGCTGTTGGGTCTTTTGTGCATTGTCGGCTCCACGGTCGTTTATTTTTGGATCGGGATGCTTTCGACAAAAGCCATACAGGTAGTTTGCCCCAATTGCGGGAAGCATACCAAAGTACTTGGGCGTGTGGACATGTGCATGTATTGTAATGAACCGTTGACAATGGACCCTTCTCTTGAAGGAAAAGAGTTCAACGAAGACTATAATTCAAAAAAGAAAGCTGATAGGATTTGA
- a CDS encoding nucleotidyltransferase-like protein yields MEDLLRPIYQERASQSNTQGILMIEKKNPVSPNTDKFDVILFMVVKELEESLYVKHYELLQKKAALYIASEQQLEQWITLGTNRRVIDWIINGKVLFDRNEFIYSLRSKLLDFPLEDRKLKIGLEFAKLIRRYLEGKDFFDSKHYIDAYNHIVHSLHHLARLAVIDHGFHPEITVWNQVKKIEPEIYKLYEELIQGDEPIDKRLELLFLANEFMIYSRTRTGAKHLMEVLEEKEEAWSYNEMLHHPKLRMYSVDLSVLVEYLVEKGFLQVEKKETKGNGVYHRQYQVVPER; encoded by the coding sequence ATGGAAGATTTACTTCGTCCTATCTATCAAGAACGCGCAAGTCAATCCAACACGCAAGGAATCTTAATGATAGAAAAGAAAAATCCTGTTAGCCCTAATACAGATAAATTTGATGTAATCCTCTTTATGGTTGTAAAAGAACTTGAGGAATCCTTATATGTGAAACACTACGAGCTACTTCAAAAGAAAGCGGCCCTCTACATCGCAAGTGAACAACAGCTTGAACAGTGGATTACCCTTGGAACAAATCGAAGGGTGATTGACTGGATCATCAACGGGAAAGTCCTGTTTGATCGAAATGAGTTCATTTACTCTCTTAGAAGTAAGTTGCTCGATTTTCCCTTGGAAGACCGAAAACTGAAAATAGGACTTGAATTCGCTAAATTGATAAGAAGATATCTGGAAGGGAAAGACTTTTTTGACTCCAAGCATTATATCGATGCTTACAATCACATCGTACACTCACTTCATCACTTGGCAAGGCTTGCGGTCATCGACCATGGATTTCATCCTGAAATTACGGTGTGGAATCAAGTAAAGAAAATAGAACCGGAAATCTACAAGTTATATGAAGAATTGATTCAAGGGGATGAGCCGATCGATAAAAGGTTGGAGCTCTTGTTCCTTGCCAATGAGTTTATGATTTACTCCAGAACTCGAACAGGTGCCAAACATCTAATGGAAGTATTGGAAGAAAAAGAAGAGGCGTGGTCGTACAATGAAATGCTCCACCATCCAAAATTACGTATGTATTCTGTAGATCTAAGTGTCCTGGTGGAGTATTTGGTGGAAAAAGGATTCTTACAGGTGGAGAAAAAAGAAACAAAAGGCAATGGGGTATACCACCGTCAATATCAAGTTGTTCCTGAAAGGTAA
- the queG gene encoding tRNA epoxyqueuosine(34) reductase QueG, translating to MNEENRKLKEEIIAYSKQIGIDKIGFASAGVFTGLKERLKTQQELNYQSGFEEPDIEKRTKPELLVPKAKSIIAIALAYPSKMKNAPRSTREDRRGIFCRASWGTDYHDILREKLRLLETFIKEKSPHALMRSMVDTGELSDRAVAERAGIGWSGKNCAIITPEFGSYVYLGEMITTIPFEPDTPLEDNCGTCNKCVEVCPTGALVQGGQLDSNKCIAFLTQTKGFLAEEYRTKLGNRLYGCDTCQTVCPENKGKDFHLHPEMEPDPEIVKPKLKPLLTISNREFKENFGKISGSWRGKKPIQRNAIIALAHYKDTSAIPDLLSLIKNDPRPVIRGTAAWAIGRIGDPQPQTLEVLKNHLTTEQDPDVLKELEKGIAMLVE from the coding sequence TTGAATGAGGAAAACAGGAAACTAAAAGAAGAAATCATTGCCTACAGTAAACAAATCGGCATTGACAAGATCGGATTTGCAAGTGCTGGAGTGTTCACCGGGCTAAAAGAACGGTTAAAAACCCAACAGGAGCTCAACTATCAATCAGGGTTTGAAGAGCCAGACATTGAAAAACGAACCAAACCTGAACTTTTGGTTCCCAAAGCTAAAAGCATTATTGCAATCGCCCTTGCTTACCCTTCAAAAATGAAAAACGCACCACGTAGTACCAGGGAAGATCGACGTGGGATATTTTGTCGTGCTTCATGGGGAACGGACTACCATGACATCTTACGTGAGAAACTAAGATTATTAGAAACGTTTATTAAAGAAAAAAGCCCACATGCTTTAATGAGATCAATGGTAGATACCGGAGAGCTCAGTGATAGGGCTGTTGCGGAACGGGCAGGTATTGGTTGGAGTGGAAAGAACTGTGCCATTATAACCCCTGAATTTGGCTCCTACGTGTATTTAGGGGAAATGATTACCACCATACCCTTTGAGCCCGACACACCCCTTGAAGACAACTGTGGGACCTGTAATAAATGCGTCGAAGTCTGCCCTACAGGAGCTCTCGTTCAAGGTGGACAACTCGATTCAAATAAATGCATAGCTTTTCTAACACAGACGAAAGGGTTTCTGGCTGAAGAATACCGTACAAAACTTGGAAACAGGTTATACGGCTGTGACACCTGTCAGACTGTATGTCCAGAAAACAAAGGCAAGGACTTTCATCTACATCCAGAAATGGAGCCGGACCCTGAGATCGTCAAACCAAAACTCAAACCGCTTCTCACCATCTCTAATAGGGAATTTAAAGAGAACTTCGGTAAAATATCCGGGTCTTGGCGAGGCAAAAAGCCGATACAACGTAATGCCATCATAGCCCTTGCCCATTATAAAGATACTTCTGCTATCCCTGATCTTTTAAGTCTTATAAAGAATGACCCACGACCAGTGATACGAGGTACTGCAGCCTGGGCGATAGGCAGAATCGGGGACCCTCAACCTCAAACCTTGGAGGTCTTAAAAAACCACCTAACAACAGAACAAGATCCTGATGTATTAAAAGAACTCGAAAAAGGAATTGCCATGCTTGTAGAATAA
- a CDS encoding phenylalanine--tRNA ligase beta subunit-related protein, whose protein sequence is MRVTVAENVLDRIVSGKYGIIIYNDITVGSSPQMLKGRIRLFQESLHLDLEDKEMKDIPGVAEWRSVFKATGSDPSRYRPSVEALYRRIKKGQFLEPFNSAVDLNNFFSLKYEIPFGIYDVSKLDGDVTVVVGDDSASYEGLNGREISLNKMLHTSDEAGPFGSPFVDSRRTAVSEGTTSALHVVYFKPSMEISECREMLGAISEMFLQVHGGTSESWVLDKK, encoded by the coding sequence ATGAGAGTAACGGTTGCAGAAAATGTATTAGATAGAATAGTCTCTGGGAAATACGGTATCATCATTTATAACGATATTACAGTAGGTTCGTCGCCACAGATGTTAAAAGGTAGAATTCGTCTTTTTCAGGAATCTCTTCATTTGGATTTAGAAGATAAGGAGATGAAAGATATACCGGGGGTGGCGGAGTGGCGTTCTGTTTTCAAGGCGACAGGGTCAGATCCGTCTAGGTATCGTCCATCCGTCGAGGCGTTGTACCGTAGAATTAAAAAAGGACAATTCCTTGAGCCATTCAATTCTGCTGTTGACTTAAATAATTTCTTTTCTTTAAAATATGAAATCCCATTTGGTATATATGATGTTAGTAAGTTAGATGGGGATGTTACGGTAGTTGTCGGGGACGATTCGGCAAGTTACGAAGGATTAAATGGACGGGAAATAAGCCTGAATAAGATGCTCCATACAAGTGATGAGGCAGGTCCGTTTGGGAGTCCATTTGTTGATAGCCGAAGAACGGCTGTTTCAGAAGGGACAACTTCTGCGCTGCATGTCGTGTATTTCAAGCCTTCTATGGAAATAAGTGAGTGTAGAGAGATGCTAGGTGCGATAAGCGAGATGTTCCTGCAGGTTCATGGTGGAACAAGCGAGTCTTGGGTTTTGGATAAAAAGTAG
- a CDS encoding nuclease-related domain-containing protein encodes MMMKERMEPGELKLLRILKARGGLVDDSRFWNLEKGYQGEVLFDKWFSFMDGEWIIVNDLLLDHGGSVFQIDSLVIGEERVYLFEVKNYEGDFYLDDGKWLSISQNEIKNPLLQMQRC; translated from the coding sequence ATGATGATGAAAGAGCGTATGGAACCAGGTGAGCTGAAATTATTAAGGATACTGAAAGCTCGCGGTGGCCTAGTGGATGATAGTCGTTTTTGGAATCTGGAAAAAGGTTATCAGGGCGAGGTTCTTTTTGATAAATGGTTTTCTTTCATGGATGGCGAGTGGATTATTGTAAATGATCTGCTGCTCGACCATGGTGGCAGTGTTTTTCAGATTGATTCTCTTGTAATTGGAGAAGAGAGGGTTTACCTCTTTGAAGTGAAGAATTATGAAGGTGACTTCTATTTAGATGATGGTAAGTGGCTCTCCATCAGCCAGAATGAAATTAAAAATCCTTTGTTACAAATGCAACGATGTTAA